The following proteins come from a genomic window of Carassius gibelio isolate Cgi1373 ecotype wild population from Czech Republic chromosome B8, carGib1.2-hapl.c, whole genome shotgun sequence:
- the tab3 gene encoding TGF-beta-activated kinase 1 and MAP3K7-binding protein 3 isoform X1, with protein sequence MAQGGPQLDYHILQDLKQRFPEIPEKVVSQCLLQNNNNLDLCCHLLAQESNRYLYEEYHSPDDLHLNRNHMLRISVGYPATEGVKNNAGGRALVHSSSDGHIEHPRSGFHEPLSAPATMAPSPGFNPFFMNDQGRSNIPTPPPSIQGMSPTYHPVPRYMSPITVTLSQNIPSAPQALQIPPGAYSGNTVYMRPSPSQSPQPTPWSTSGTSVYQQSPYATPTYPSPYSSPQHQVPQPPQVFLPISPPTLPGLSYQQSPVSHRPFMSSKGPIKNQIEITLEGQRPRSNSPVHAPQGSLYMATSPSPSSPSRAISMTGPLGASIHQGIYVHQGVARPRPASSPQPATSAFIKIKVSPGQVQRSSSSPPVERESLLNIVDQGERHGAPPPILPISALPANISSQINRLPRRSSSGSDDYAYTQALLLHQRARMERLMKELLLERQKLEQLKAEVNEMEFDALQRRFRRVNSTSLIPRPEDMTRIRSQNRQLQIDIDCTLKETDLLQSRGKFDVRTMNNFYDNIQPGPVVPPRVKPPVVQRDEDFEGAQWNCESCTFLNHPALHRCEQCEMPRNT encoded by the exons AACAACAATAACCTGGACCTCTGCTGCCATCTGCTGGCTCAGGAGAGTAATAGATACCTGTATGAGGAGTACCACAGCCCAGATGACTTGCACTTAAACCGGAACCACATGCTGCGCATTAGCGTGGGTTACCCTGCAACTGAAGGGGTTAAAAATAATGCTGGTGGCCGAGCTTTGGTCCACAGTTCCAGCGACGGGCACATCGAACATCCTCGAAGTGGTTTCCATGAGCCCCTCTCCGCTCCAGCTACTATGGCGCCATCACCTGGCTTCAACCCCTTCTTCATGAACGATCAAGGACGCTCGAACATCCCCACCCCTCCACCCAGCATCCAGGGCATGTCGCCCACATACCACCCTGTCCCACGTTACATGTCTCCCATAACAGTTACCCTGTCCCAGAACATCCCCTCTGCCCCACAAGCGCTTCAGATCCCTCCTGGTGCCTATAGTGGGAACACCGTGTACATGCGTCCCTCACCGTCTCAAAGTCCTCAACCCACTCCCTGGTCCACATCTGGGACATCTGTGTACCAGCAGTCTCCTTACGCCACTCCTACATACCCGTCCCCGTACAGTTCTCCCCAACATCAGGTCCCGCAGCCGCCCCAGGTGTTTCTGCCCATAAGTCCCCCCACTCTCCCTGGGCTGTCCTACCAGCAGTCGCCAGTTTCCCACAGGCCTTTTATGTCCTCCAAAGGCCCTATAAAGAACCAGATAGAGATCACACTGGAGGGACAACGGCCACGGAGCAACTCCCCTGTACATGCTCCGCAGGGATCTCTCTATATGGCCACCAGCCCTTCCCCAAGCTCCCCGTCCCGGGCCATTAGTATGACTGGACCTCTCGGGGCCTCCATTCATCAAGGAATTTATGTCCACCAAGGTGTGGCAAGGCCCCGGCCTGCATCCTCTCCTCAGCCAGCCACATCTGCGTTCATCAAGATCAAAGTGTCCCCTGGACAGGTGCAGCGTTCCTCAAGTTCTCCACCAGTTGAGAGAGAATCCCTCCTCAATATAGTGGACCAGGGCGAACGCCATGGCGCCCCTCCTCCGATCCTGCCCATCTCTGCCCTGCCAGCGAACATCTCCAGTCAGATCAACCGCCTGCCTAGACGATCCAGTTCCGGCTCGGATGACTATGCATATACTCAAG CGCTGCTCCTGCACCAGCGGGCTCGAATGGAGCGTCTGATGAAAGAACTCCTGCTGGAGCGGCAGAAACTGGAGCAATTGAAGGCGGAAGTGAATGAAATGGAATTTGACGCCCTGCAGAGACGCTTCAGACGGGTGAACAGCACCAGCCTTATCCCTCGG CCCGAGGATATGACCAGAATTCGGTCGCAAAACAGACAGCTCCAGATTGACATTGATTGCACCTTGAAGGAGACAGACTTGCTGCAGTCCAGAG gCAAGTTTGACGTGAGAACCATGAACAACTTTTATGATAATATTCAACCTGGCCCTGTTGTACCTCCAAGAG TGAAGCCTCCGGTCGTACAGAGGGACGAGGATTTTGAAGGCGCTCAGTGGAACTGTGAAAGCTGCACGTTTCTTAACCACCCCGCTCTGCACCGCTGTGAACAGTGCGAGATGCCACGCAACACTTGA
- the tab3 gene encoding TGF-beta-activated kinase 1 and MAP3K7-binding protein 3 isoform X3, with translation MAQGGPQLDYHILQDLKQRFPEIPEKVVSQCLLQNNNNLDLCCHLLAQESNRYLYEEYHSPDDLHLNRNHMLRISVGYPATEGVKNNAGGRALVHSSSDGHIEHPRSGFHEPLSAPATMAPSPGFNPFFMNDQGRSNIPTPPPSIQGMSPTYHPVPRYMSPITVTLSQNIPSAPQALQIPPGAYSGNTVYMRPSPSQSPQPTPWSTSGTSVYQQSPYATPTYPSPYSSPQHQVPQPPQVFLPISPPTLPGLSYQQSPVSHRPFMSSKGPIKNQIEITLEGQRPRSNSPVHAPQGSLYMATSPSPSSPSRAISMTGPLGASIHQGIYVHQGVARPRPASSPQPATSAFIKIKVSPGQVQRSSSSPPVERESLLNIVDQGERHGAPPPILPISALPANISSQINRLPRRSSSGSDDYAYTQALLLHQRARMERLMKELLLERQKLEQLKAEVNEMEFDALQRRFRRVNSTSLIPRPEDMTRIRSQNRQLQIDIDCTLKETDLLQSRGKFDVRTMNNFYDNIQPGPVVPPRVRW, from the exons AACAACAATAACCTGGACCTCTGCTGCCATCTGCTGGCTCAGGAGAGTAATAGATACCTGTATGAGGAGTACCACAGCCCAGATGACTTGCACTTAAACCGGAACCACATGCTGCGCATTAGCGTGGGTTACCCTGCAACTGAAGGGGTTAAAAATAATGCTGGTGGCCGAGCTTTGGTCCACAGTTCCAGCGACGGGCACATCGAACATCCTCGAAGTGGTTTCCATGAGCCCCTCTCCGCTCCAGCTACTATGGCGCCATCACCTGGCTTCAACCCCTTCTTCATGAACGATCAAGGACGCTCGAACATCCCCACCCCTCCACCCAGCATCCAGGGCATGTCGCCCACATACCACCCTGTCCCACGTTACATGTCTCCCATAACAGTTACCCTGTCCCAGAACATCCCCTCTGCCCCACAAGCGCTTCAGATCCCTCCTGGTGCCTATAGTGGGAACACCGTGTACATGCGTCCCTCACCGTCTCAAAGTCCTCAACCCACTCCCTGGTCCACATCTGGGACATCTGTGTACCAGCAGTCTCCTTACGCCACTCCTACATACCCGTCCCCGTACAGTTCTCCCCAACATCAGGTCCCGCAGCCGCCCCAGGTGTTTCTGCCCATAAGTCCCCCCACTCTCCCTGGGCTGTCCTACCAGCAGTCGCCAGTTTCCCACAGGCCTTTTATGTCCTCCAAAGGCCCTATAAAGAACCAGATAGAGATCACACTGGAGGGACAACGGCCACGGAGCAACTCCCCTGTACATGCTCCGCAGGGATCTCTCTATATGGCCACCAGCCCTTCCCCAAGCTCCCCGTCCCGGGCCATTAGTATGACTGGACCTCTCGGGGCCTCCATTCATCAAGGAATTTATGTCCACCAAGGTGTGGCAAGGCCCCGGCCTGCATCCTCTCCTCAGCCAGCCACATCTGCGTTCATCAAGATCAAAGTGTCCCCTGGACAGGTGCAGCGTTCCTCAAGTTCTCCACCAGTTGAGAGAGAATCCCTCCTCAATATAGTGGACCAGGGCGAACGCCATGGCGCCCCTCCTCCGATCCTGCCCATCTCTGCCCTGCCAGCGAACATCTCCAGTCAGATCAACCGCCTGCCTAGACGATCCAGTTCCGGCTCGGATGACTATGCATATACTCAAG CGCTGCTCCTGCACCAGCGGGCTCGAATGGAGCGTCTGATGAAAGAACTCCTGCTGGAGCGGCAGAAACTGGAGCAATTGAAGGCGGAAGTGAATGAAATGGAATTTGACGCCCTGCAGAGACGCTTCAGACGGGTGAACAGCACCAGCCTTATCCCTCGG CCCGAGGATATGACCAGAATTCGGTCGCAAAACAGACAGCTCCAGATTGACATTGATTGCACCTTGAAGGAGACAGACTTGCTGCAGTCCAGAG gCAAGTTTGACGTGAGAACCATGAACAACTTTTATGATAATATTCAACCTGGCCCTGTTGTACCTCCAAGAG TCAGGTGGTAG
- the tab3 gene encoding TGF-beta-activated kinase 1 and MAP3K7-binding protein 3 isoform X2 — protein sequence MAQGGPQLDYHILQDLKQRFPEIPEKVVSQCLLQNNNNLDLCCHLLAQESNRYLYEEYHSPDDLHLNRNHMLRISVGYPATEGVKNNAGGRALVHSSSDGHIEHPRSGFHEPLSAPATMAPSPGFNPFFMNDQGRSNIPTPPPSIQGMSPTYHPVPRYMSPITVTLSQNIPSAPQALQIPPGAYSGNTVYMRPSPSQSPQPTPWSTSGTSVYQQSPYATPTYPSPYSSPQHQVPQPPQVFLPISPPTLPGLSYQQSPVSHRPFMSSKGPIKNQIEITLEGQRPRSNSPVHAPQGSLYMATSPSPSSPSRAISMTGPLGASIHQGIYVHQGVARPRPASSPQPATSAFIKIKVSPGQVQRSSSSPPVERESLLNIVDQGERHGAPPPILPISALPANISSQINRLPRRSSSGSDDYAYTQALLLHQRARMERLMKELLLERQKLEQLKAEVNEMEFDALQRRFRRVNSTSLIPRPEDMTRIRSQNRQLQIDIDCTLKETDLLQSRGKFDVRTMNNFYDNIQPGPVVPPRAVRW from the exons AACAACAATAACCTGGACCTCTGCTGCCATCTGCTGGCTCAGGAGAGTAATAGATACCTGTATGAGGAGTACCACAGCCCAGATGACTTGCACTTAAACCGGAACCACATGCTGCGCATTAGCGTGGGTTACCCTGCAACTGAAGGGGTTAAAAATAATGCTGGTGGCCGAGCTTTGGTCCACAGTTCCAGCGACGGGCACATCGAACATCCTCGAAGTGGTTTCCATGAGCCCCTCTCCGCTCCAGCTACTATGGCGCCATCACCTGGCTTCAACCCCTTCTTCATGAACGATCAAGGACGCTCGAACATCCCCACCCCTCCACCCAGCATCCAGGGCATGTCGCCCACATACCACCCTGTCCCACGTTACATGTCTCCCATAACAGTTACCCTGTCCCAGAACATCCCCTCTGCCCCACAAGCGCTTCAGATCCCTCCTGGTGCCTATAGTGGGAACACCGTGTACATGCGTCCCTCACCGTCTCAAAGTCCTCAACCCACTCCCTGGTCCACATCTGGGACATCTGTGTACCAGCAGTCTCCTTACGCCACTCCTACATACCCGTCCCCGTACAGTTCTCCCCAACATCAGGTCCCGCAGCCGCCCCAGGTGTTTCTGCCCATAAGTCCCCCCACTCTCCCTGGGCTGTCCTACCAGCAGTCGCCAGTTTCCCACAGGCCTTTTATGTCCTCCAAAGGCCCTATAAAGAACCAGATAGAGATCACACTGGAGGGACAACGGCCACGGAGCAACTCCCCTGTACATGCTCCGCAGGGATCTCTCTATATGGCCACCAGCCCTTCCCCAAGCTCCCCGTCCCGGGCCATTAGTATGACTGGACCTCTCGGGGCCTCCATTCATCAAGGAATTTATGTCCACCAAGGTGTGGCAAGGCCCCGGCCTGCATCCTCTCCTCAGCCAGCCACATCTGCGTTCATCAAGATCAAAGTGTCCCCTGGACAGGTGCAGCGTTCCTCAAGTTCTCCACCAGTTGAGAGAGAATCCCTCCTCAATATAGTGGACCAGGGCGAACGCCATGGCGCCCCTCCTCCGATCCTGCCCATCTCTGCCCTGCCAGCGAACATCTCCAGTCAGATCAACCGCCTGCCTAGACGATCCAGTTCCGGCTCGGATGACTATGCATATACTCAAG CGCTGCTCCTGCACCAGCGGGCTCGAATGGAGCGTCTGATGAAAGAACTCCTGCTGGAGCGGCAGAAACTGGAGCAATTGAAGGCGGAAGTGAATGAAATGGAATTTGACGCCCTGCAGAGACGCTTCAGACGGGTGAACAGCACCAGCCTTATCCCTCGG CCCGAGGATATGACCAGAATTCGGTCGCAAAACAGACAGCTCCAGATTGACATTGATTGCACCTTGAAGGAGACAGACTTGCTGCAGTCCAGAG gCAAGTTTGACGTGAGAACCATGAACAACTTTTATGATAATATTCAACCTGGCCCTGTTGTACCTCCAAGAG CAGTCAGGTGGTAG